From Bacillus sp. Marseille-P3661:
GTTCTGAAATTAATTTCACTTTTGGTAATAAGTTTAATACCCTCTCATCATTCACAGCATCATCAGTAAATGCTTCTAGTCCAACTTTTCCATATATTAATGCTCTTGCAAAACAATAATGCAGGCTAAACTTCCCCTCTAGACCTGAATTTGGTTTTTCTATCGCAGCACATTGAAAAGCTCGAGGATAAACGATTAATGTTACAGTTTTAATTGAACTTGGATCAACCTTGTGCAGGTTTCTTATTTTTATAGCATTAATTATTGTAGGATGTGTAGCGGTTCCGCATGGGAATTGCTTAATTCTTAAGTCGTGTATGACAGGAGTTCGGTATAAATTTTTGCTAATTTCATCATAATTTACACTTGTACTAATCAGCTCTAAAAAGTTTTGCTCAAAGACAGACTCACTTCCTGTAAAATTTTCTTTAGCTAACATACCAGATAAAAGCCCGTTCATTGCCGCTTTCCCTGCATGTAATGATTTTGTCATACTTCCAAAACTAGCATGGATGCTCGAAACTTGAGAAGCAGCTATTCCTAAAGCATGACTTATTTGCTCATTATCCAATCCTAATAGAACACTAGAAGCCGCTGTTGAACCAAAGTGGCCAATAGTCCCTGTATTATGCCATCCCTTTTTATAGTGATCCGGCATAACTGATGCTTCGATGGCCCCCATTACCTGGGCACCGACAACAAATGAACGAATAAACTGCAGACCACTCAGATTGTATAATTCACATAATGCAAAAATAGAGGGAATTATAGGAGCAGTATAGTGTCCCGGATATACGGCATGAATGTCGTCAAAATCTAGAACATGAGAGGAAGTACCGTTAAGTAGTGCACTCCAAGGTGCAGAGGTTTTATCACTTGTACCAATAATAGTACATTGTTTGTTGCCCCCAAACTGTTCTACTAACTTCCTTAATTTTATAGTCGGTTCTTCATGACTGCCTGTAACAGTTACTCCAATCCAATCTAAGAAACAAAGTTTTGCTTGTTCAATTGTATCTCGATCTAATTCTAAATAACTCCCGCTACTTATATAATTAACAATTTCTTTCGTATTGCTCAATCTAACACTTCCTTTTACTTCTACTTTTTTTGTCTCTATAAAGTTGTATTCTTTAATGGTATACCAGATGATAGCGGTTTCTATTACCCTATCATCTGGTAAGTCTTATAAGCCTAACCTCATATTTCAATTAAGGTTTATTCAATCCATCAATGAGAGCTTGGTCTCTTTTCCCACACTTCTCTGACCTCACAGGAATACCCGATCTGTACTTTGTATTCCCAGAATCTTGAATTATGGGAATGACAACCATTTAAGAGTGGTATTTATCAATTAATCAAACCAAGTCTTTTTAGTGTTTCACCGTAATCTTCATACTCCGTTGAAATCTGGTTTTTGAAGTCTTCTGAACCAGCATAATCAACAGTTACTCCATTTTTTTCAATAATTTCAATTACTTCTGGATCGTCTAAAGATTGCTTAAATGCATCATGGAGTATAGCAATAATTTCTTTAGGAGTGCCTTTTGGCGCTACAATGCCAAAATATACATCTGTTGATTGCCCATAACCTAATTCTTTTAATGTAGGGATTTCTTTATAAAAATCATGTTTTATAGAACCTAAGTTAGCAAGTATTCGTAAATCTTCCTCTTGCCCCTTAAACTGCTGAGGTGATGATACCTCACCCTCTAGTGTACCGCTTAATAGTGCAGCATGGGCGTCACTTGACCCATCAAATG
This genomic window contains:
- a CDS encoding MmgE/PrpD family protein, which translates into the protein MSNTKEIVNYISSGSYLELDRDTIEQAKLCFLDWIGVTVTGSHEEPTIKLRKLVEQFGGNKQCTIIGTSDKTSAPWSALLNGTSSHVLDFDDIHAVYPGHYTAPIIPSIFALCELYNLSGLQFIRSFVVGAQVMGAIEASVMPDHYKKGWHNTGTIGHFGSTAASSVLLGLDNEQISHALGIAASQVSSIHASFGSMTKSLHAGKAAMNGLLSGMLAKENFTGSESVFEQNFLELISTSVNYDEISKNLYRTPVIHDLRIKQFPCGTATHPTIINAIKIRNLHKVDPSSIKTVTLIVYPRAFQCAAIEKPNSGLEGKFSLHYCFARALIYGKVGLEAFTDDAVNDERVLNLLPKVKLISEPKYADTRSSTIIIERSNGSQITETATPFDENNNLSRIKKNVISKFKDIMESYMDQRYIDKFIDIIMQLEKVSDMNIIANELLNAINRK